From one Halothece sp. PCC 7418 genomic stretch:
- a CDS encoding dihydroorotate dehydrogenase-like protein, with translation MDITTNYLGLELRSPLVPSAAAPLTEDIDNVKRLADAGAGAIVLHSLFEEQLLREKFDLHHHLEYGTESFAEALTYFPEPDEFHVGPELYLEHIRQAKAATGLPIIASLNGYSRGGWVEYARLMEEAGASAIELNVYFVPTDFNLSGSDTEQIYLDILQDVKAEVNIPVAMKLSPFFTNCAYMAKQCAETGADGLVLFNRFLQPEINPEELEVEPQVHLSHSADALLAVRWIAILYGRVGTDFAATGGIHTGRDVIKALMAGAKVTQVCSTLLRYGIDHLQDIERQLQHWMNEHEYASVKEMQGSMSQFYCEDESAYERAQYMRLLQETHPLWHHSSPTATLSSSQ, from the coding sequence ATGGATATAACAACCAATTATCTCGGACTAGAGTTGCGCTCACCGTTGGTTCCCTCAGCAGCAGCGCCGTTAACCGAAGATATCGACAATGTAAAACGTCTTGCTGATGCAGGGGCAGGCGCGATCGTCCTCCATTCCCTCTTTGAAGAACAATTATTGCGGGAAAAATTTGACCTCCATCATCACCTCGAATATGGAACCGAAAGTTTTGCGGAAGCATTAACTTATTTCCCCGAACCCGATGAGTTTCATGTGGGACCCGAACTCTATCTCGAACATATCCGACAAGCCAAAGCAGCCACGGGTTTACCGATTATTGCCAGTCTCAATGGCTATTCTCGCGGGGGTTGGGTGGAATATGCCCGACTGATGGAAGAAGCGGGCGCAAGCGCGATCGAGCTTAATGTTTATTTTGTACCCACAGATTTTAATCTCTCAGGTAGCGATACCGAACAAATCTATCTTGATATTCTCCAAGATGTGAAAGCAGAGGTGAATATTCCTGTCGCCATGAAACTGAGTCCTTTCTTTACGAACTGTGCTTATATGGCGAAACAATGTGCAGAAACAGGTGCCGATGGTTTAGTCTTATTCAATCGCTTCTTGCAGCCCGAAATTAATCCGGAAGAACTAGAAGTAGAACCGCAAGTGCATCTCAGTCATTCTGCGGATGCTCTATTAGCTGTCCGTTGGATTGCGATTTTATATGGTCGCGTGGGAACGGATTTTGCTGCAACAGGTGGCATTCATACAGGACGCGATGTCATTAAAGCCCTGATGGCAGGGGCAAAAGTGACCCAAGTTTGTTCCACGCTTCTCCGTTATGGCATCGACCATCTCCAAGATATTGAACGGCAACTCCAACACTGGATGAATGAACATGAATATGCCTCCGTGAAAGAGATGCAAGGCAGTATGTCTCAATTCTATTGCGAGGATGAATCTGCTTATGAACGAGCGCAGTATATGCGGTTACTCCAAGAAACACATCCCCTGTGGCATCATTCTTCCCCAACAGCCACTCTGTCTTCATCCCAATAA
- a CDS encoding ATP-dependent 6-phosphofructokinase — translation MGKKRIGILTSGGDCPGLNCAIRAVLSHATLTYDYEVLGIPYATEGLKERKAISFPSYCVSYLHGIDPLLCVGGTILGSINKGDDDTLSSADEIIGGYKDLGLDALIAIGGDGSMSILRELAHKGDWNLVVIPKTIDNDVALAGQSLGFNSAVSTVTEALERLSFTAASHDRALVVEVMGRTAGHLALNSGIAGGADVILIPEIPYSIASMVRHIDRLREEQERRFAIIVVAEGVQNPVDIPVETVENCSISISQQIAQQISKYTKGHVDSRVTVLGHVQRGGLPCALDSIIGATLGKTAVDLVAQEKYDQMVAWRDGESVGIPLQQVVDNSPILVDPHCNLVQTARALGTYVGEV, via the coding sequence ATGGGTAAAAAACGAATTGGTATTCTAACCAGTGGCGGTGACTGTCCAGGCTTAAACTGTGCTATCCGCGCAGTTCTCAGTCACGCAACACTCACTTACGATTACGAAGTCTTGGGCATTCCTTACGCCACGGAAGGATTAAAGGAACGGAAAGCCATTTCTTTCCCTTCCTACTGTGTGAGTTATCTCCACGGCATTGATCCACTATTATGTGTTGGGGGAACGATTCTCGGTAGTATTAATAAAGGCGATGACGATACCCTCAGTTCTGCTGATGAAATTATTGGGGGCTACAAGGATTTAGGTTTAGATGCTCTTATTGCCATTGGCGGAGATGGCAGTATGTCGATCTTGCGGGAGTTAGCTCATAAGGGAGACTGGAATTTAGTCGTCATTCCCAAGACCATTGATAATGATGTTGCTCTGGCTGGTCAATCTTTGGGCTTTAATAGTGCCGTGAGTACCGTAACAGAAGCCTTGGAACGCCTCAGTTTCACCGCAGCCAGCCACGATCGCGCTCTGGTTGTAGAAGTCATGGGACGCACTGCGGGGCATCTGGCTCTCAATTCTGGCATTGCAGGGGGGGCTGATGTTATCCTCATCCCTGAGATTCCCTATTCCATAGCCAGTATGGTGCGACATATTGATCGGCTGCGAGAAGAACAAGAACGACGGTTTGCTATTATTGTCGTTGCGGAAGGGGTACAAAATCCCGTTGATATTCCAGTGGAAACGGTCGAGAATTGCTCGATTAGTATTTCCCAACAGATTGCTCAACAAATCTCAAAATATACTAAAGGTCACGTTGATAGCCGGGTGACGGTGTTGGGTCATGTGCAACGCGGTGGACTCCCTTGCGCCCTCGACAGCATTATTGGGGCAACGTTAGGAAAAACGGCGGTTGATTTGGTGGCTCAAGAAAAGTACGATCAAATGGTCGCTTGGCGAGATGGCGAGTCAGTTGGTATCCCCCTGCAACAGGTTGTGGATAACAGCCCCATTCTCGTTGATCCCCATTGTAATCTTGTGCAAACGGCTCGTGCGTTAGGAACGTATGTCGGAGAAGTATAG
- the nifJ gene encoding pyruvate:ferredoxin (flavodoxin) oxidoreductase: protein MTAKKQTMLDGNEAIARVAYRLNEVIAIYPITPASPMGEWPDAWASQGQPNLWGTVPSVVEMQSEGGAAGAVHGSLQTGALTTTFTASQGLLLMIPNLYKIAGELSRAVIHVAARSVAAQALSIFGEHSDVMAARGTGFAFLSSASVQEAQDLALIAQAATLKTRIPFLHFCDGFRTSHEIQKIELLENEDLEAFVDEADIFDHRQLALNPDHPVLRGTAQNPDVFFQARESVNSFYNDCPAVVQAMMDKFGERTGRQYQLYEYHGAPDADRVVVLMGSGCETAHEAVDYLTAQGEKVGVLKVRLYRPWDVHRFVESLPETTRAIAVLDRTKEPGSSGEPLYLDVVTAVQEAWTGTLPKVVGGRYGLSSKEFTPAMVKGVLDNLSQAQPKNHFTIGINDDLTHTSLSYDPEFSTEPETVSRAVFYGLGSDGTVGANKNSIKIIGSQTENYAQGYFVYDSKKSGAVTVSHLRFGPDPIRSTYLIDQANFVGCHQWSFLEKLDVLEVAADGATFLLNSPYPADQVWEHLPLEVQETIVRKGLEVYAIDANKVARESGMGGRINTVMQTCFFALSGVLPREEGIAQIKHAIEKTYGKKGTEIVQMNLSAVDNALDNLHRIDVQTVNSPTHRQPPVPENAPPFVHDVLGKIIARKGDELPVSALPCDGTYPTGTAKWEKRGVAQEVPVWEPDVCVQCGKCIMVCPHAVIRGKAYDEGELNNAPSEFKFTDVKDKAFQGQKFTIQVSPEDCTGCGVCVDVCPAKDKTQPSRKAINMAERLPIRDQEQENWDFFLDLPNPDRKQLNVERMRQQQWQEPLFEFSGACAGCGETPYVKLASQLFGDRMVVANATGCSSIYGGNLPTTPWTQNADGRGPAWSNSLFEDNAEFGFGFRISIDKQADFAKELLKKLAGEIGENLVDGILNQEQRSEADIWEQRERVAQLKEKLANLDSPEAKQLLTLADYLVKKSVWIVGGDGWAYDIGFGGLDHVLASGRDVNILVMDTEVYSNTGGQASKATPRAAVAKFAAGGKPTAKKDLGAIAMTYGNVYVGSVAMGARDEHTLKVFLEAEAYPGPSLILAYSHCIAHGINMKTAMGHQKDLVDSGRWLLYRYNPDLIAEGKNPLHMDSRAPKKPVKLSMYKENRFQMLNKSDPEAAKQLLQDAQSDVEARWQRYQQLASQGGSDQ, encoded by the coding sequence GTGGCAGCGCGGTCAGTGGCTGCTCAAGCTCTGTCGATTTTTGGGGAACACAGTGATGTCATGGCAGCACGGGGAACTGGGTTTGCTTTCTTATCCTCGGCATCCGTACAAGAAGCCCAGGACTTAGCCCTGATTGCCCAAGCAGCAACCCTAAAAACGCGAATCCCTTTTCTTCACTTCTGCGATGGCTTTCGCACGTCTCATGAAATCCAAAAAATTGAACTCCTCGAAAATGAAGATTTAGAGGCGTTTGTGGATGAAGCCGATATCTTTGATCATCGCCAACTTGCCCTCAACCCCGATCACCCTGTCTTGCGGGGAACGGCTCAAAATCCCGATGTCTTCTTCCAAGCGCGAGAAAGTGTGAATTCCTTTTATAACGATTGTCCAGCAGTTGTGCAAGCAATGATGGACAAGTTTGGAGAACGAACGGGACGACAGTATCAACTCTATGAATATCATGGCGCACCCGATGCCGATCGCGTGGTCGTTTTAATGGGATCCGGGTGTGAAACCGCCCATGAAGCCGTGGATTATTTAACTGCCCAAGGAGAAAAAGTTGGGGTCTTAAAAGTGCGGTTGTATCGTCCCTGGGATGTGCATCGCTTTGTGGAATCCCTCCCAGAAACCACCCGCGCGATCGCGGTGTTAGACCGTACCAAAGAACCAGGTAGCAGTGGTGAACCCCTCTATTTAGATGTTGTCACCGCCGTGCAAGAAGCCTGGACTGGAACTCTGCCCAAAGTGGTCGGGGGACGCTATGGCTTATCCTCGAAAGAGTTTACACCAGCGATGGTGAAAGGGGTATTGGATAATCTCAGTCAAGCGCAACCGAAAAATCACTTTACCATCGGCATTAACGACGACTTAACCCACACTTCCTTAAGTTATGATCCTGAATTCTCTACAGAACCAGAAACGGTCTCCCGCGCTGTTTTCTATGGCTTAGGATCCGATGGAACAGTGGGCGCAAATAAAAACTCGATCAAAATTATTGGTAGCCAAACCGAAAACTACGCCCAAGGTTACTTTGTCTATGATTCTAAAAAATCGGGCGCAGTTACCGTCTCTCACTTACGCTTCGGTCCCGATCCCATTCGTTCCACCTATTTAATTGATCAAGCGAACTTTGTCGGCTGTCATCAGTGGTCATTCCTAGAAAAACTGGATGTGCTGGAAGTGGCAGCAGACGGGGCAACTTTCTTGTTGAACAGTCCTTATCCTGCGGATCAGGTTTGGGAACATTTACCTTTGGAAGTCCAAGAAACGATTGTTCGTAAAGGCTTAGAAGTTTATGCCATTGACGCGAATAAAGTGGCGCGAGAAAGTGGTATGGGCGGACGGATTAATACCGTCATGCAGACCTGTTTCTTTGCTCTTTCTGGCGTGTTACCGCGAGAAGAAGGGATTGCTCAAATTAAACACGCGATCGAGAAGACCTACGGTAAAAAAGGAACTGAGATCGTGCAGATGAATCTCTCGGCGGTGGATAACGCCTTAGATAACCTGCACCGCATCGACGTGCAAACTGTTAACAGTCCCACTCATCGTCAACCCCCTGTTCCTGAAAATGCACCGCCCTTTGTCCATGATGTTTTAGGAAAAATAATCGCCCGTAAGGGAGATGAACTCCCAGTGAGTGCTTTACCCTGCGATGGCACCTATCCCACAGGAACCGCAAAATGGGAAAAACGGGGCGTTGCTCAAGAAGTTCCGGTTTGGGAACCGGATGTTTGTGTCCAGTGTGGCAAGTGCATCATGGTTTGTCCTCATGCGGTGATTCGCGGTAAGGCTTATGATGAAGGCGAGTTAAATAATGCGCCCAGTGAGTTTAAGTTTACTGACGTTAAAGATAAAGCCTTCCAAGGACAGAAATTTACAATTCAAGTTTCCCCAGAAGATTGCACGGGTTGCGGGGTTTGTGTGGATGTTTGTCCCGCAAAAGATAAAACCCAGCCCTCACGCAAAGCGATTAATATGGCAGAACGGTTGCCCATACGGGATCAGGAACAAGAGAATTGGGACTTCTTCTTAGATTTACCGAATCCCGACCGCAAACAATTAAATGTGGAACGGATGCGCCAACAACAATGGCAAGAACCCCTCTTTGAATTTTCTGGGGCTTGTGCTGGTTGTGGAGAAACCCCTTATGTGAAACTGGCGAGTCAACTGTTCGGCGATCGCATGGTCGTGGCAAATGCGACGGGTTGTTCTTCCATCTACGGCGGAAACTTACCGACAACGCCTTGGACGCAAAATGCAGACGGGCGGGGTCCAGCATGGTCAAATAGTCTCTTTGAAGATAATGCCGAATTTGGGTTTGGTTTCCGCATCTCCATTGATAAACAAGCGGATTTTGCCAAAGAACTCCTGAAAAAATTAGCGGGAGAAATCGGGGAAAATCTGGTTGATGGCATTTTGAACCAAGAACAACGCTCAGAAGCCGATATTTGGGAACAACGGGAACGAGTGGCGCAGTTGAAAGAGAAACTCGCAAATCTCGATTCTCCAGAGGCGAAACAACTGTTAACTCTGGCTGATTATCTGGTGAAAAAATCGGTCTGGATTGTTGGCGGTGACGGTTGGGCGTATGACATTGGCTTTGGCGGATTAGATCATGTCCTTGCCAGTGGTCGCGATGTGAATATCTTGGTGATGGATACAGAAGTGTATTCCAATACAGGGGGACAAGCCTCGAAAGCAACGCCTCGTGCTGCGGTTGCCAAATTTGCTGCGGGTGGCAAACCAACGGCGAAGAAAGATTTGGGCGCGATCGCGATGACTTATGGCAATGTCTATGTCGGCAGCGTCGCGATGGGCGCACGGGATGAACACACGCTGAAAGTCTTTTTAGAAGCAGAAGCCTATCCCGGTCCCTCGTTAATTCTTGCCTATTCCCACTGTATTGCTCATGGCATCAATATGAAAACCGCTATGGGTCATCAGAAAGACCTAGTTGATAGCGGTCGCTGGTTGCTCTATCGCTATAACCCAGATCTGATAGCAGAAGGAAAAAATCCTTTGCACATGGATTCGCGAGCGCCGAAAAAACCCGTGAAACTGTCCATGTATAAAGAAAATCGCTTCCAAATGCTGAACAAAAGCGATCCCGAAGCAGCGAAACAGTTACTGCAAGATGCCCAATCCGATGTGGAAGCCCGTTGGCAACGGTATCAACAGCTTGCTTCTCAAGGTGGCAGCGATCAGTAA